CAATGAAATCGTAGGAAACACAATTTATATAAGTTGAATAAGAGAGATAGACCGCTCAGGCGGATCAAGCAGGATATAGGGGTGAAGACAGCCGATGCAGGGGAAGATTTTGGTGGTGGACGATGAACAGCCCATTGCGGACATTCTGAAGTTTAATTTGGAAAAAGAGGGGTACGAGGTCATCTGCGCTTTTGATGGCATTCGTGCGGTTGAATTGGCGTTATCCGAGAAGCCGGATCTGATGCTGCTGGACCTGATGCTGCCAGGTAAGGATGGTATGGATGTGTGCCGCGAGGTGCGTGCCCATCTGGAGATGCCGATCATTATGCTGACCGCAAAGGATGGCGAGATCGACAAGGTGCTCGGTCTGGAGCTGGGCGCGGATGATTACGTGACAAAGCCTTTCAGTACGCGCGAGCTGCTCGCCCGGGTGAAAGCACAGATGCGCAGACGCCAGAAGCCTGCCATCACAGCTGAAGCGCCAGAAGACGAGGAGAAGCAGGTCATGCGTTTATTTGATCTGGCGTTTGATATGGACATGTATACAGCTTACAAAGGCGGCGAACCGCTGGATCTGACCCACCGTGAGTACGAACTTCTCTATTATATGGCGAAGCATTCCGGCAAGGTCATGACACGTGAACATCTGCTGCAGGCGGTATGGGGATATGAATATTTCGGGGATGTGCGTACCGTGGATGTTACGATTCGTCGTCTGCGTGAGAAGATTGAGGAGAACCCGAGCAAACCGGAAACGATTCTGACTCGCCGCGGGCTGGGATATCTCGTGCGCAGTCCCAAAAGCGTGGGGATATAATGGGACGTTTCTCGCGATTTTCGTTCTTTCGAACGATTCAGGCGAAACTGATTATTATCTATGTACTGCTGATTCTGATTGCGATGCAATTGATCGGTGTTTATTTTGTCAGTGCAATGAAGAACTCACTGACCAGCAACTTCACTGAGGATTTGCAGGCGCGGGCTGAGATGCTCTCTGTGCTTGTAGGGGAGACGATGGCTGGTGGGGAAGCTGAGGCCGGCGAGGACAAAACGGAAAACCTGCGTGTGTTGGTAAACAACCTGTTCAACATTAACGGCGCCGAGATTCAGGTGCTGGATGCCAGCGGCAAAGTGCTGACCACCTCGCTAAGTTCCCATTCAGACTATGTTGGGCGCAAAAACACCCAGACCGTTGTCAGCCGTGCGCTGCAAGGCATTCGGGACAATGAGGAATATATTGTGGACGAGGATAATGTTCGCAAAAAGGTCGTTGCCAAGCCGGTACTGTCCGGTGGCAAGATTGTCGGCGCGGTCTACATCGCCGCTTCGATGAATGAGTTATATGCCACAATGGAGGGCATTAACAAGATTTTTATCTCCGGCATTTTGATTGCCTTGGTATTAACCGCAGTGCTTGGTGTCATTCTGTCACATACGATAACGCAGCCGATCAAGGAAGTTACCCGAAGGGCGACGGCGGTCGCGGAAGGAAACTTTGATCAGCAGACCCCTGTATTC
Above is a window of Paenibacillus sp. E222 DNA encoding:
- the yycF gene encoding response regulator YycF, which encodes MQGKILVVDDEQPIADILKFNLEKEGYEVICAFDGIRAVELALSEKPDLMLLDLMLPGKDGMDVCREVRAHLEMPIIMLTAKDGEIDKVLGLELGADDYVTKPFSTRELLARVKAQMRRRQKPAITAEAPEDEEKQVMRLFDLAFDMDMYTAYKGGEPLDLTHREYELLYYMAKHSGKVMTREHLLQAVWGYEYFGDVRTVDVTIRRLREKIEENPSKPETILTRRGLGYLVRSPKSVGI